From a region of the bacterium genome:
- a CDS encoding phosphoglucomutase/phosphomannomutase family protein, with protein sequence MSNTITFGTDGWRDLIADGFTFGNVRIVASAIADYVQEAYAADRPVLVGYDTRFLAREFAETVVAILQARGLKTLLSERDVPTPVIAFAAKELDSAGAVMLTASHNPPQYCGIKYIPDYAGPATKDITDKIVARVNHYLKTNAEFPKARKVGETFDPMPGYMAWIRKLVPGEAMKQAKLSVVYDALYSTGRGYLDALLEEYGCKVKLLHGNRDPLFGGGMPEPAVSQLGELIQTVKGGYDLGLATDGDADRFGVVDSEGTFYTPNQVIALLMRHLIKNRKQKGVVVRTVATTHLLDRLASHYGVEIRETPVGFKWVGEKMREESVLIGGEESGGLSVLGHIPEKDGILANLLVADMMATEGKPLKQIWAELVAEVGWNPANRRLDLHLTEEAKAAVLKLFLEETPKAIAGLSVTDSSRKDGVKLMLEDGSWVLARPSGTEPIIRVYLEAADKPALDKLAHAVERLVEEVAGPVPAGAH encoded by the coding sequence TTGTCTAACACCATCACCTTCGGGACCGACGGCTGGCGCGACCTGATCGCGGACGGCTTCACCTTCGGCAACGTCCGGATCGTCGCCTCGGCGATCGCCGACTACGTTCAGGAGGCCTACGCGGCCGACCGCCCCGTGCTGGTCGGCTACGACACCCGCTTCCTCGCCCGTGAGTTCGCGGAGACCGTGGTGGCGATCCTCCAGGCGCGGGGCCTCAAGACCCTGCTCTCGGAGCGCGACGTGCCGACCCCGGTCATCGCCTTCGCGGCCAAGGAGCTCGACTCGGCCGGTGCGGTCATGCTGACGGCGAGCCACAACCCGCCCCAGTACTGCGGCATCAAGTACATCCCCGACTACGCGGGGCCTGCCACCAAGGACATCACCGACAAGATCGTCGCGCGGGTCAACCACTACCTGAAGACGAACGCAGAGTTCCCCAAGGCTCGCAAGGTCGGCGAGACCTTCGACCCCATGCCGGGCTACATGGCTTGGATCCGCAAGCTGGTGCCGGGCGAGGCCATGAAGCAGGCCAAGCTCTCGGTCGTCTACGACGCCCTCTACAGCACCGGCCGCGGCTACCTGGACGCCCTGCTCGAAGAGTACGGCTGCAAGGTGAAGCTGCTGCACGGCAACCGGGATCCCCTCTTCGGGGGCGGCATGCCCGAGCCGGCGGTGAGCCAGCTCGGCGAGCTGATCCAGACGGTCAAGGGCGGCTACGACCTGGGCCTTGCCACCGACGGCGACGCGGATCGCTTCGGGGTAGTGGACAGCGAGGGCACCTTCTACACGCCCAACCAGGTGATCGCCCTCTTGATGCGCCACCTGATCAAGAACCGCAAGCAGAAAGGCGTGGTGGTCCGGACCGTGGCGACCACCCACCTGCTCGATCGCCTGGCCTCCCACTACGGCGTCGAGATCCGCGAGACCCCGGTCGGCTTCAAGTGGGTCGGCGAGAAGATGCGCGAGGAGTCGGTCCTCATCGGCGGCGAGGAGTCGGGCGGCCTGTCGGTGCTCGGCCACATCCCCGAGAAGGACGGCATCCTCGCCAACCTGCTGGTGGCCGACATGATGGCCACCGAGGGCAAGCCCCTCAAGCAAATCTGGGCCGAGCTGGTGGCCGAGGTGGGCTGGAATCCCGCCAACCGCCGCCTCGACCTGCACCTGACCGAGGAGGCCAAGGCTGCGGTCCTCAAGCTCTTCCTCGAAGAGACCCCCAAGGCGATCGCGGGCCTTTCGGTCACCGACTCCTCGCGCAAGGACGGCGTCAAGCTGATGCTCGAGGACGGTAGCTGGGTGCTTGCGCGTCCCTCGGGCACCGAGCCCATCATCCGGGTCTACCTGGAGGCCGCCGACAAGCCCGCGCTCGACAAGCTCGCGCATGCGGTCGAACGTCTGGTCGAAGAGGTGGCGGGCCCCGTTCCCGCGGGCGCCCACTAG